ATCGGCAGGTGGAACGTGTCGCAGAGATCCACGTGGCGGCGCAGCTTCTGCGCCGCACTCGCCGTCATCGCGCCGGCGTAGAAGTTCGGATCGTTCGCGAGGACTCCCACGGGTTGACCGCGGAGCCGAGCGAGGCCGCAGATCACCGAGCGGCCGAACTCTGGCGCGAGCTCGAAGAAGCTCTCCCGATCGAGCACCCCTTCGAGCGCGCGCCGCATCTTGTACGACTTGCGGCGGTCGCGCGGAACCAGCTCGATCAGCGACTCGTCCGCGCGATCCGCAGGGTCGTCGCAGGCGCGGACCGGGGCGGGTTCCCAGACGTTCGTCGGAAGGTAGGAGAGGAAGCGCCGCGCCAGCGCGAACACGCCGCGCTCGTCGTCGGCCGCGTTGTCGACGACGCCGCTGCGCAGGTGCACCCGCGCGCCGCCGAGCTCCTGCTTCGTGGCCGAGATCCCGCGCGCGCGCTCGACCAGCGCGGGCCCCGCGATCAGCACCTGCGCGGTCTCGCGCGCCATCAGCGACAGGTGCGACGCCACCAGCCGCGCGGCCGGAAGTCCCGCGACGGAGCCGAGCGCGGCCGAGACGACCGGCGCCTGCGCCATGGCTTGCGCGAAGGAGAGGAACCGCGGCGGGGCGTTCCCGGAGTCGACGGCGATCGGCGCCGCGCCGCGGCTCGCGCGCGGCGCCACGCTGCCGCCGCCCCCTTCGAGCAGCCGCAGCAGCGGCAGCCTCAGCCTCACCGCGAGGTCCTCGGCCAGCACCGATTTTCGCAGCCCGGCCGGGGAGGGCGATCCGCCGGCCTGCGTGAAATCCTCGCCGCCGACGACGCACGGCCGTCCGTCGAGCTTCGCGACGCCGAGCACGTAGTTCGCCGGCGCAAACGACTCGAGCCTGCCGTCCTCGCCCTTCTCGGCATGGCCGGCGATCGGCCCCTGCTCGCGGAACGAGCCCGGGTCGACGAGCGCGTCGATCCGCTCGCGCACCGTGAGCCGCCCCTTCGCGTGCTGCGCCGCGACCGCCTCGGCGCCTCCGAGCGCGAGCGCCGCGCGGCGGCGCGCCTCGATGCCGTCGACCTCGTCCTGCCAGCTCACGGCGCCAGTCTACGCCGGCGGGTACTCGTCGTACTTCGGCGCTGAATCGCCGATCTCGAACCAAGGCGCCTTCGAGCCCACGAAGATGTGGCGGCCTTCGCGGATTCCCGGCTCGTCCTCCAGCGATCCCGCGGGAACGACGCCGATCCCGCGCTGGGGATCGACGCGCGGCAGCGGCGAGCCGCAGCCGCGACAGAACGCCTGCGTGAAGCGCAGCGCGTCGGGCACCTTGAACGAATCGACCTGATCGTCGCCGTGAAGCCAGCGGAAGTCGGAGAGCGACACGAACACGTTGCTCGCGTGCGCGGCGGCGCGCGCCTTGCGACAGCGCGAGCAGTGGCAGCGCACGATCTCGCCCGCGAGCGGCGCGACGATCTCGTACGCGACCGCGCCGCAGTGGCAGGCGCCGCGCAGCGAGCCCGGCTTCGGCTTGGTCACGCGCCGCGTCGCGCGTGAGCCGACGAACAGCTCGGGCAGATCGCCGATCCGCGGGTCGCCGTCGACGAGCCCCAGAGGAACCCGCACGGATTCGCCGCCGAACGCGTCCGGCGCGGACGAGCCGCAGCGCGGGCAGAAGCCGCGCGTGACCCCGGGTGACGACTCGAAGCGGCGGATCTTCTCCGGCCCGCGCAGCCAGCGAAACGAGCTCTCGGGCGCCGTTGCGAAGCTCGCGAAGGCCGTGCCGTGGAGCTTGCGGCAGATCGAGCAGTGGCAATGGCCAGGGGGGACGGGCTTCGCTCGATCTCGAACGCGACGTCCCCGCAGAGACAGCTCCCGCGCATCACCCGCCCTCCCGGTGTTCGCTCACGCCACGGCCCGAGTCTATCCGGCGCGGCGCATTCGGGCGCTAGAGAAGTGTGGACGCGCTTCGCGCTCGGTCGAGCGGGCAGCCCAGCTCGTTCTGCAGCTCGAGCTCGGCGCCTGGCCGCCCACGAGTCGAAGTCGAAGACGCGAATTGCGGTGGCGGCCACGGCCGTCAGGACGCTTCGATTCCTCATCGCGCGTCTCCGCGGGTGGGGCTGGATCAAGCGAAGGGTGGGGGGCAGGGGAGTCCCCAAGCAAACTCCCGGGCCAGCGCGAGCACGGCGTCTCGCCGCAGGGGAGAGGGGAATGGGCGTGCCGGAGTCCGCGCTTCGTGCGCTGGAAGGAAACTTCTCTACCACGATCGAGGCCCTGGTCCGCCTGGCGCGGGTGCCCGGGATCTCCGCGCACGGATATCCGGCGCACGAGCTCGAGCGCTCGGCCGACGCGGTGGCGCAGGAGATGCGCAGCTCGGGGCTCGAGCACGTCGAGATGGTTCGGATCGGCGGCGCGCACCCGTACGTCGTCGGTGACTGGCTGCACGCGGGCGCGTCGGCCCCGACCGCGCTGATCTACGCGCACCACGACGTGCAGCCGCCCGGGCGGCCCGAGAAGTGGCAGACACCGGCCTTCGAGCCGAGCTTGCGCGCGGACGGCCGGCTCTACGGTCGCGGCGTGGTCGACGACAAGGCCGGGCTGATGGTGCATCTGGCCGCGGTGCGCGCCTGCTTCACGGCCGGCGGCGCGCCACCGCTGAACCTGAAGCTCGTCGTCGAGGGCGAGGAGGAGATCGGCTCGCCCCACCTCGGGGAGTTTCTGCGCGAGCATCGCGAGCGCCTGGCGGCCGACGTGATCCTGCTCTCGGACACGGCCAACCTCGAAGCGGGGGTTCCGTCGCTCACCACGAGCCTGCGCGGGCTGGTCAGCGTCGACGTGCGCGTGCGCGCGCTCGACCACCCGCTGCACAGCGGGATGTGGGGCGGGCCGGTCGCGGACGCCGCGACCGCGCTGGTCCGGCTGCTCGCGCGGCTGGTCGACGATCGCGGCGTGATCCAGATCCCGGGCGTCTACGACGACGTCCGCGAGCTCTCGACCGACGAGCGCGCGCGGCTCGCGCGCCTTCCGTTCGACGAGAAGTCGTTTCGCGAGCAGGCGGGCCTGGTCGCGAGCGGAGCGCTCGCCGGCGAGCCCGGCTTCACGCCCTGGGAGCGGCTCTGGTTCCGCCCGAGCCTGGCCGTGACCGCGCTCGAGGGCGTGCCGCTAGCCAGCGCCGCGAATCAGCTCATGGACGAGGCGTCGGCGCGCGTGGGCCTGCGGCTCGCGCCGAGCCAGGACGCGGCGCGCGCGGCGAAGCGGCTGGTGGAGTTCCTGCGCAGGGATCCACCAAGCGGTGTCGCGGTCGACGTCGGGCTAGGAAGCGCCTCGGGCGGCTGGGAGTGCGCTCCGGCCGGGCCGGCCTTCGACGCGGCGCGAATAGCGCACGAGGCGGCCTTCGGCCGCGAGCTCGCGCTGATCGGCTGCGGCGGCTCGATTCCGTTCGTCGGCCCGTTCGCCGAGGTGCTCGGCGGCGCGCCCGTGCTGCTGCTCGGCCTCGAGGACCCGATCTGCAACGCGCACGGCGAGAACGAGAGCCTGAACGTGGACGACTTCCGGAACGCCGCGCGCTCGGCTCTGCGGTTGTACTTCGAGCTCGCCGCGCGCCTGCGCCCGCGCTAGCCGCGCGCGCCCCAGGAATCCCAGCTGGTGAGGTCGCGGCCGGGAACGCGCGTGGCCCGCTTGAAGTCCCGGCCCTTGAAGAAGGCGACCGGCAGAAGCGCCGTCTGCGTCACCGTCGGCGGGATCCCGAGCAGCTTCGAGATCGCGGCCTCGTGCGCCAGGTGCAGCGTGGTCCACGCCATTCCCAGCCCCCGCGCGCGCGCCGCGAGCATGAACGACCAGGCCGCGGGCAGGATCGAGCCGTAGAGGCTGGCCTGCGCCATCAGGCCCGCGTTCTCGACGCGGCCCTCGACGCACGGAATCACGTGCACGGGAACCTCGTGCAGGTGATCGCCGAGGTAGAGGGCGGACTCGCGGACACGCGCCTCCTGCGCCGCGCGCGGGTCGCCCGGAGTCTTCCAGCGCGGGCCAGCGGATTCCTGCAGCTTCAGGTAGCCGGACAGCGTCTCCTTGTACGCGCGCGCGATCTCGGCGCGCTTGGCGGCGTCGGTGACCACCACGAAGTGCCAACCCTGCGCGTTCGAGCCGGTCGGCGCCTGCAGCGCGATCTCGATGCACTCCGCGATCAGCGCTCGCGGCACGGGGCGCGACAGGTCGAGGCGTTTTCGCACGGAGCGGGTCCGGGTCAGAAGCTCGTCGGTGGCGGCAAGGTCCATGGGTTCCTCCAGGGGCGGAAGTAGATCACGGGCTCGCTTGCTCCGCGACCCTCCGGGCGCGTATAACCAGCGCGCCAACCGAAGGAGAAGCGCGATGAAGGCCGTGGTCACCCGTGAGCTGAACCAGTATTCCGTCGAGGACGTGCGGCTGGATCCGCCCAAGGCCGGCGAGCTGCGCATCAAGATGGGCGCCACCGGCGTCTGCCACTCGGACCTCTCGGTGATCAACGGCACGCTGCCGCTGCCGCGCCCGATGGTGCTCGGGCACGAGGGCGCGGGCGTGGTCGCGGAGATCGGCGCGGGCGTGACGGGCTTCGCGGTCGGCGACCACGTGGTGCTCTCGTTCGCGCCGGCCTGCGGCGTGTGCACGTTCTGCAAGAGCAAGCAGCCGCAGTTCTGCAGCGTCGGCGGCCCCCACGGGCGCATGCTCGACGGCACCGCGCGAATGCACGACAAGAGCGGCGCGGATCTCGGCGTGATGCAGTTCCTCGGCTGCATGTCGGAAGAGGTGATCGTCCCGGCGATCAGCGCGTGCGTGATCGACAAGTCGATCCCGCTCGACAAGGCCGCGCTGGTCGGCTGCGGCGTGATGACGGGCGTGG
The genomic region above belongs to Deltaproteobacteria bacterium and contains:
- a CDS encoding Zn-dependent alcohol dehydrogenase; amino-acid sequence: MHSAISARGTGRDRSRRFRTERVRVRSSSVAARSMGSSRGGSRSRARLLRDPPGAYNQRANRRRSAMKAVVTRELNQYSVEDVRLDPPKAGELRIKMGATGVCHSDLSVINGTLPLPRPMVLGHEGAGVVAEIGAGVTGFAVGDHVVLSFAPACGVCTFCKSKQPQFCSVGGPHGRMLDGTARMHDKSGADLGVMQFLGCMSEEVIVPAISACVIDKSIPLDKAALVGCGVMTGVGAAINTARVTPGSSVAVFGCGGVGLSIIQGARLAGAAKIIAVDVADKKLEMARHFGATHTVNGSKESSVMKCKEFTGGLGPDFTFEAVGIPQLMMEAHAAGRRGATTTIVGVGKITEQVPFNGLMLSMEGKTIKGSFYGDTNFRSDFPMLLDLYTGGKLNLDDMVSATYSIVDAPRAIQDLEKGVNARGVIVYR
- a CDS encoding M20/M25/M40 family metallo-hydrolase; this translates as MGVPESALRALEGNFSTTIEALVRLARVPGISAHGYPAHELERSADAVAQEMRSSGLEHVEMVRIGGAHPYVVGDWLHAGASAPTALIYAHHDVQPPGRPEKWQTPAFEPSLRADGRLYGRGVVDDKAGLMVHLAAVRACFTAGGAPPLNLKLVVEGEEEIGSPHLGEFLREHRERLAADVILLSDTANLEAGVPSLTTSLRGLVSVDVRVRALDHPLHSGMWGGPVADAATALVRLLARLVDDRGVIQIPGVYDDVRELSTDERARLARLPFDEKSFREQAGLVASGALAGEPGFTPWERLWFRPSLAVTALEGVPLASAANQLMDEASARVGLRLAPSQDAARAAKRLVEFLRRDPPSGVAVDVGLGSASGGWECAPAGPAFDAARIAHEAAFGRELALIGCGGSIPFVGPFAEVLGGAPVLLLGLEDPICNAHGENESLNVDDFRNAARSALRLYFELAARLRPR
- a CDS encoding nitroreductase family protein produces the protein MDLAATDELLTRTRSVRKRLDLSRPVPRALIAECIEIALQAPTGSNAQGWHFVVVTDAAKRAEIARAYKETLSGYLKLQESAGPRWKTPGDPRAAQEARVRESALYLGDHLHEVPVHVIPCVEGRVENAGLMAQASLYGSILPAAWSFMLAARARGLGMAWTTLHLAHEAAISKLLGIPPTVTQTALLPVAFFKGRDFKRATRVPGRDLTSWDSWGARG
- a CDS encoding propionyl-CoA carboxylase, giving the protein MSWQDEVDGIEARRRAALALGGAEAVAAQHAKGRLTVRERIDALVDPGSFREQGPIAGHAEKGEDGRLESFAPANYVLGVAKLDGRPCVVGGEDFTQAGGSPSPAGLRKSVLAEDLAVRLRLPLLRLLEGGGGSVAPRASRGAAPIAVDSGNAPPRFLSFAQAMAQAPVVSAALGSVAGLPAARLVASHLSLMARETAQVLIAGPALVERARGISATKQELGGARVHLRSGVVDNAADDERGVFALARRFLSYLPTNVWEPAPVRACDDPADRADESLIELVPRDRRKSYKMRRALEGVLDRESFFELAPEFGRSVICGLARLRGQPVGVLANDPNFYAGAMTASAAQKLRRHVDLCDTFHLPIVSFVDEPGFLIGPDAERDATIRHGTAAIFAVMQSSVPWATVHVRKAFGVAAAAHFGPGGHTLAWPSAESGALPLEGGVAVAFRREIEAAPDPDAKRRELEAQLAARRDPYARAESFGVADLIDPRRTRAALCDWVEWIQPALARQLGPRSYSIRP
- a CDS encoding GFA family protein yields the protein MRVPLGLVDGDPRIGDLPELFVGSRATRRVTKPKPGSLRGACHCGAVAYEIVAPLAGEIVRCHCSRCRKARAAAHASNVFVSLSDFRWLHGDDQVDSFKVPDALRFTQAFCRGCGSPLPRVDPQRGIGVVPAGSLEDEPGIREGRHIFVGSKAPWFEIGDSAPKYDEYPPA